Part of the uncultured Anaeromusa sp. genome is shown below.
ACGTTGAGTTTGCTTTATTTTGAACATCGAACAGTGGTTGAAGAAGCCAAGCATGATTGCGAGCGTATGGGAATGGCTCTGGAAGAGCATGTTCGTCGTGTGCTGAATACAAACGAATTTTACTTAAATCACATGAGAGATGAATATGAGCAAACCTATGCCAGGACTCCAGGGATGGAAAGACTGTTTCGGCAAATTCGTTTGGATCCTATATTGGCAGCCGGTATAGTAGATAATAAAGGGAATTTTGTCTTAAATACGATTGGTGAAGGCCAAGGAATTAATATAGCGGATGTTCCTCATTTTTTGTACCATATCGAAAGTGGCCGTGATGAACTGTATATTGGCAAGCCGTATAAAGGGAAAACATCTCAACGGCTTAGTATTCATTTAACGAAGCGCTTGGCCTATCCGGATGGACAATTTGCTGGCGTGGCCATTATTGCAATGAAACCAGAATATTTCTCTTCTTTTTATCAGGAAATGAATTTTTCTCGAAACTATACGATTCGAATTATAGGACTAGATGGTGTTGTACGGGCTAGTTGTCGCGAGAGTGAAATTGGCAACAACCTAAGTCAGGAACCTGTCTTTCAACAATTGGAAGTACAAGAAGATGTCATAACTAAAAGCTATGGAGATTTCTTTTCAACACAACCTATAGGGCGGTTGGTTGAAAGCTATAGAAAGATGCAAGACTATCCCCTTGTTATTCAAGTGGGGACTTCGCAAGACGTATTGAACTTATACTACCAGCATAGAGCCATATATTTGCTGGCGGCGTCTATGCTTAGCATTGGCATTGTTTTGGCATCTATCTACCTATTGTCTAGCCTTCGTAAACAACATAAAGAAGAAATGTGGCTGCGTACATTTATCGCGCATACGCCGATCGTGTTTTATGCATTAGATAGTCAAGGCAACTTCACTCTTGCGGAGGGGGAAGGCTTGCAAAATGGCGGCGCCCATGGAATTTGCCGTGAAGTAGGCGCATCGGCTTTTGCTGTGTATAAAGACTACCCAGAGCTTGTGAGCCATGTGCAGTGCGCTTTGCTTGGGGAAACGGTGGTTGGAGAATTTTTAGTTCAAGATCGGTGGTGGAGCCACCAGTTAATTCCTTTGAAAAATGAAACTGGTTCAGTGTGGGCGGTTGTAGGCGCCGCCCTTGATATTACGGAGCGGGTTCAAGTAAAACAAAAGCTGCAGGAACATTACGAGCAGTTAAGCGCTACCCATGAAGAGTTGCTTGCAACAGAGGAAGAACTGCGCGAGCAATACCAAAAAACGGCGCAGGCCAATCATGAACTTCTTTCACATAATGCGTTGTTGAAGGCGTTAAGTGAAGTATCCTCTCAAATGTTGGCTCAAAAAGATGTGGATAGCCTGCTTGCGATCATCATTTCTTGGGCTACAAGAAGCACTGGTTCTGTGCATGGAAGCGTAGGGCTGCTGGACGAGGCGAAGCAGGTTATCGTAGGATTAGGCGGAGTCGGCTTATTTGCTCAAAAAGAGCATCTTGGAATTAATCTTTCTTTAACATCCGGAATTATTGGTGAAGTACTTCGTACTAAAGAAGCTTGTATCGTGCACAATTATAAAGAGTGGCCCAAGAGAAATACGCATCCTTCGCTAGCGGAAGTTTGTTGTTTTGCCATGGTGCCAATGAAGAAGGAAGACCGTATACTCGGCGTTATTGGTGTTGCCTTTACGGACGAGCAGCGTGTTTTTGGGGAAAAAGAAATGAACACACTGATTCCGTTTGCGGAGCTGGCAGCCATTGCCGTTGATAATGCGCAAACCATGAAAGCCTTAGCAATTAGCCAAAAACAAGCGGTGGATATTTTTGAAGCGGCAGGGGATGGTTTGATCGTTTTTGATGGTGAAAGCGGCGCCATACTGAAGGCAAACCGAAGGATTGAAGAACTTTTTCAGTGTTCACAACAGGAACTGCAAGAAAGCGGCTTGGCGGCACTGGTGCAAGGGGTAGAGCAAGAGCAAACTATGCAAGTGATTCAGACCGTCATTGCAGAAGGAACCTATCCAATTTATGAAAGAGAGATTCGTAATCGTGAAGGCAAGCGGTTAATTCTAGAAGTTAGTGCGACTGCCGTGAAATTTGAAAATAAGCCATGCTGTTTGGCGGCGCTTCGAGATATTACCGCGAGGCGTGAAGCCGAAGAGCATGCAGAGTATCTGAGGCAGCGCGATAGTATGACTGATGTGTATAATCGTTCTTTTTTTGAAACCGATCTTAGAAAGATAAAAACAGAAAACAAACAGAATGTCGGCATTTTAATTTGCGATGTAGATGGCCTTAAACTAATCAATGACACGTTGGGGCATACGCAAGGAGATTTGCTTTTAAAACAAGTGGCCACTTTGTTGGAACAAGAGCTTTCATTTCCAGATTATGTTGCTAGGGTCGGCGGAGATGAGTTTGTAGTGGTTCGGTTTGATACTTCGCCCAATAGCATGGAAGAATTGGAAAAAGCCTATCAAAAACGCTTGCAAATTTACAATGAAACGTACTTGCAACTGCCATTGAGCTTGTCCATGGGATGGGAAATTGCGGAATGCTCTGCAGAGGCAGAGCAAGCTTTAAAGCTTGCAGATTCCTATATGTACCGGCAAAAAATACATCAAAGCCATAGTGTGAGGCATTCGATAGTCCAGACGCTGATGAAGGCGTTAGAGGAACGCGATCATATTACCGAAGGCCATGCGGACCGCTTGAGCGTTATGTTGGAAGAGATGGGACGCTGTCTTGGTTTGCCAAGCAGTGCGGTTGCAGATTTGCGTTTGTTTGCTAAATTTCATGATATGGGCAAGGTGGGTATCCCTGACAGCATTTTGAAAAAACCGGGAAGGCTGACACTGGATGAAATGAAGATTATGCAGCAACACTGCGAAATTGGGTTTCGTATTGCGAAAGCCTCTATTGATTTGGAGCCGATTTCAGATTGGATTTTAAAACATCATGAAAATTGGGACGGCTCAGGGTATCCCTTAGGGTTAGCAGGCGAAGCGATTCCTTTGCAGTGCCGGATATTGAGCATTGTGGATGCCTATGACGCTATGACTAGCGACCGCCCTTATCGAAAAGCCATGACTAAGAAGGATGCTATTGAAGAATTGCTTCGTTGCAGCGGTTCGCAGTTTGAACCGGAATTGGTTGATTCTTTTTTGTCATTGTTAGCCAACAACGAGAGTGATCGTTAAAAGTGCAGAATAAGCCGTTACTTAGTATAAAGCGAAAAAACGTTCCCAGCGGGAACGTTTTTTCGCTTTATCACAAGTCGTTTTACTGGACAGGTTTCTTGGCGCTGTTCGTGCTCGCGGAGCGGTGCTGCGGATATAATTCTTTGGCCACTATTTTGGCCTGAGCTTCGCTAAGTCCAGCCCCGGTAATCAGATCGCTTACTGTATTGTGAGTCCGAGTGATTTTTAATTTGTTTTTAGAATAAGCTTCACGTTCTGCAGGGGTCATTTTTTTGGTCTTTTTATATTCTGCACGGCGTTCTGCATCTTTTTTCTTATACATGGCAATGATTTTTCCTTTTTGCTGGTTGGTTATGGTTCCCTGAGCGACCAGAACTTTTAAGGTCTCTTCTGTGTGCTGCATAAAGGTTTTAAAGTAGTCTTGCTGCGGGACGGTTTGGGGGGCGCCAGCCAGAGCGACTCCAGCGAAGCTGAAACATAGCAAGCCAAGAAGAAGGGAACGGCAAATTTTTTTCAAATGCATGAGCAGCATCGGCAAATCCTCCTAAACAATATTTCTATTACATTGTAGACGCAAAACAAGGACTAGTTCAATGCTTTTTTACCAGGTTAAAAAAGTGTCTAACGAGATTGATTTCCAGAACCAAAAAGACGAAAAAGAAAGATTTTTTTGACAATATCTAGTGGATTCTGTTTTTACGAAAGGAATAAGCAAAGTTTTGTTGAAGTAAAACATAAAATGATAACTATGTAATGTTGTAAGGGGGTTGTGAAAGGAGGCGACAGTTATGAAGCGTTTGCTTGGAATTATGATTTTGGCAGGGTGCCTAACTATTTGGCAAACAGGAATTTGTGCTGCGTATACGGTGACATCTCCATTCGGTATGCGCATACACCCGATTCATGGTACTTGGCAGTTTCATAATGGCGTGGATTTAGCATTGGATTACGGTACGCCGATTGGAACCTTATGGGATGGACAGGTTATTTATGCTAACCAATGGAGCGGTTATGGAAACTGC
Proteins encoded:
- a CDS encoding HD domain-containing phosphohydrolase translates to MQHKIRFLRNWQFLKRFLLLCSACLLTIVWTGTLSLLYFEHRTVVEEAKHDCERMGMALEEHVRRVLNTNEFYLNHMRDEYEQTYARTPGMERLFRQIRLDPILAAGIVDNKGNFVLNTIGEGQGINIADVPHFLYHIESGRDELYIGKPYKGKTSQRLSIHLTKRLAYPDGQFAGVAIIAMKPEYFSSFYQEMNFSRNYTIRIIGLDGVVRASCRESEIGNNLSQEPVFQQLEVQEDVITKSYGDFFSTQPIGRLVESYRKMQDYPLVIQVGTSQDVLNLYYQHRAIYLLAASMLSIGIVLASIYLLSSLRKQHKEEMWLRTFIAHTPIVFYALDSQGNFTLAEGEGLQNGGAHGICREVGASAFAVYKDYPELVSHVQCALLGETVVGEFLVQDRWWSHQLIPLKNETGSVWAVVGAALDITERVQVKQKLQEHYEQLSATHEELLATEEELREQYQKTAQANHELLSHNALLKALSEVSSQMLAQKDVDSLLAIIISWATRSTGSVHGSVGLLDEAKQVIVGLGGVGLFAQKEHLGINLSLTSGIIGEVLRTKEACIVHNYKEWPKRNTHPSLAEVCCFAMVPMKKEDRILGVIGVAFTDEQRVFGEKEMNTLIPFAELAAIAVDNAQTMKALAISQKQAVDIFEAAGDGLIVFDGESGAILKANRRIEELFQCSQQELQESGLAALVQGVEQEQTMQVIQTVIAEGTYPIYEREIRNREGKRLILEVSATAVKFENKPCCLAALRDITARREAEEHAEYLRQRDSMTDVYNRSFFETDLRKIKTENKQNVGILICDVDGLKLINDTLGHTQGDLLLKQVATLLEQELSFPDYVARVGGDEFVVVRFDTSPNSMEELEKAYQKRLQIYNETYLQLPLSLSMGWEIAECSAEAEQALKLADSYMYRQKIHQSHSVRHSIVQTLMKALEERDHITEGHADRLSVMLEEMGRCLGLPSSAVADLRLFAKFHDMGKVGIPDSILKKPGRLTLDEMKIMQQHCEIGFRIAKASIDLEPISDWILKHHENWDGSGYPLGLAGEAIPLQCRILSIVDAYDAMTSDRPYRKAMTKKDAIEELLRCSGSQFEPELVDSFLSLLANNESDR
- a CDS encoding M23 family metallopeptidase, producing MKRLLGIMILAGCLTIWQTGICAAYTVTSPFGMRIHPIHGTWQFHNGVDLALDYGTPIGTLWDGQVIYANQWSGYGNCVVVAHANDVYTLYAHLSQVAVNEGAYIGAGTLVGYVGNSGYSTGPHLHLSIWQGSQWIDPLSVIGP